The following are from one region of the Deltaproteobacteria bacterium genome:
- a CDS encoding ABC transporter ATP-binding protein has product MIQIIDLKKSFNSKKVLDDTNLEIEKGRITVIIGRSGEGKSVLIKHIIGLLRPDSGEILLDGQDITKMTERELNEVRRRFGMLFQGAALFDSMTVGENVAFPLREHTEMPETDLKKIVKEKLRKVGLKDIENMMPADLSGGMKKRVGLARAIAMDPEIVLFDEPTTGLDPVMSDNIATLILDTQRDLKTTYIVITHDIPLTYKIADKIAMLHEGKIVEQGAVDYMKNCQNPILRQFLEGRAEGPIKVM; this is encoded by the coding sequence ATGATACAGATAATTGACCTAAAAAAATCCTTTAACAGCAAAAAGGTTCTTGACGACACAAATCTGGAGATAGAAAAGGGGCGGATAACAGTTATAATCGGAAGGAGCGGCGAGGGGAAGAGTGTTCTTATAAAACATATAATAGGCTTATTGCGGCCCGACTCCGGCGAGATACTCCTTGACGGCCAGGATATTACAAAGATGACTGAAAGGGAACTGAATGAGGTGCGGAGAAGGTTCGGCATGCTTTTTCAGGGCGCAGCGCTGTTTGATTCCATGACAGTGGGAGAAAATGTGGCATTCCCATTAAGGGAGCATACAGAGATGCCTGAGACTGATTTAAAAAAGATTGTTAAGGAAAAACTCAGAAAGGTTGGGCTCAAGGATATTGAAAATATGATGCCTGCGGACTTAAGCGGCGGCATGAAAAAGAGGGTAGGTCTTGCAAGGGCTATTGCAATGGACCCCGAGATAGTCCTTTTTGATGAGCCTACAACAGGCCTCGACCCTGTCATGTCTGATAATATTGCAACCCTTATACTTGATACACAAAGGGATTTAAAAACAACCTATATTGTTATAACCCACGATATACCATTAACCTATAAGATAGCGGACAAGATTGCCATGCTTCATGAGGGAAAGATTGTGGAGCAAGGCGCTGTGGATTATATGAAAAATTGCCAAAACCCGATATTAAGACAGTTTTTAGAAGGAAGGGCAGAAGGCCCGATAAAGGTAATGTGA
- the purH gene encoding bifunctional phosphoribosylaminoimidazolecarboxamide formyltransferase/IMP cyclohydrolase, which produces MKKIRRAIISVTDKKGVEEFAKALTKLDVEIISTGGTAELLKKAGVPVIGISNYTGFPEMLDGRLKTLHPKIHGGILGRRDNKEHIKQMEEHGILPIDMVVVNLYAFEDTVVKGCLLEEAIENIDIGGPTMIRAAAKNHKDVAVVTDPDDYGMIIDEMKKQNGGVAEATRLYLAKKVFQLTARYDAAISNYLGRIEDGVVKKEFPDTLTMQFKKAQDLRYGENPHQQAAFYMEHNRDEKKPCVAHAKQLHGKELSFNNILDLNAAIELVKEFHEPSCAIIKHNNPCGVAMSKKGLLDAYQKALSCDKVSAFGGIIAFNKNLDAKTAQEMSQLFLEAITAPGFDADALKILKDKKNLRLLEIPEFKTHISEVTGYDLKKVNGGLLVQTADIECAQDLKTVTKLAPTDTQLEDLLFAWNVGKHVKSNAIIFAKCRQTIGIGAGQMSRIDSTRLGIMKARDSGFDVKGSVMASDAFFPFRDNVDKAAEAGITAIIQPGGSVRDAEVIKAADEHNIAMVFTGIRHFRH; this is translated from the coding sequence ATGAAAAAGATCAGAAGGGCTATTATCAGCGTTACAGACAAAAAAGGGGTTGAGGAATTTGCCAAGGCTCTCACAAAGTTAGACGTAGAGATTATATCAACAGGAGGGACAGCGGAACTTTTAAAAAAGGCCGGTGTGCCTGTCATAGGCATATCTAATTATACAGGTTTCCCTGAGATGCTTGACGGCAGGCTTAAGACGCTTCATCCCAAAATCCACGGCGGCATACTTGGCAGAAGGGACAATAAAGAGCATATAAAGCAGATGGAAGAGCACGGCATATTGCCCATAGATATGGTCGTTGTGAATCTCTACGCATTTGAAGATACTGTCGTAAAGGGCTGCTTACTGGAAGAGGCTATTGAGAATATTGACATAGGCGGCCCTACAATGATAAGGGCTGCAGCAAAGAATCATAAGGATGTCGCTGTTGTAACCGACCCTGACGACTACGGCATGATTATAGATGAGATGAAAAAACAGAACGGCGGAGTAGCAGAGGCGACAAGATTATATCTTGCAAAAAAGGTCTTTCAGCTTACAGCAAGGTATGATGCGGCGATCTCAAATTACCTCGGAAGGATAGAAGACGGCGTGGTTAAAAAGGAATTCCCCGATACCCTCACCATGCAATTTAAAAAGGCTCAGGATTTAAGATATGGAGAAAACCCTCATCAACAGGCTGCATTTTACATGGAGCACAATCGGGATGAAAAAAAGCCCTGCGTAGCCCATGCAAAACAACTGCACGGCAAAGAGCTTTCATTCAATAACATTTTAGATTTGAATGCAGCCATTGAACTGGTCAAGGAATTTCATGAGCCGAGTTGTGCAATAATAAAGCACAACAACCCTTGTGGTGTTGCCATGTCAAAAAAAGGCCTTTTGGATGCCTATCAAAAGGCCCTTTCATGCGATAAGGTGTCTGCATTCGGCGGTATTATTGCCTTCAACAAAAACCTTGATGCAAAAACTGCGCAAGAGATGAGCCAGCTCTTTCTTGAGGCTATTACAGCACCAGGCTTTGATGCAGATGCACTCAAGATATTAAAGGATAAGAAAAACTTAAGGCTTCTTGAAATACCGGAATTCAAAACACATATATCAGAAGTTACTGGCTATGATTTAAAAAAGGTCAACGGCGGCCTGCTTGTCCAGACAGCAGATATTGAGTGCGCACAAGACTTAAAAACAGTAACAAAACTTGCGCCAACAGATACGCAGCTTGAAGACCTGCTCTTTGCATGGAATGTGGGCAAGCATGTAAAAAGCAATGCAATAATATTTGCCAAATGCAGGCAGACAATAGGGATCGGCGCAGGCCAAATGTCCAGGATTGATTCCACAAGGCTTGGGATAATGAAGGCAAGGGACTCAGGTTTTGATGTAAAGGGAAGCGTCATGGCATCTGATGCGTTCTTCCCTTTCAGGGATAATGTTGACAAGGCAGCAGAAGCTGGCATTACAGCAATAATCCAGCCCGGCGGTTCAGTGAGAGACGCGGAGGTCATAAAGGCGGCTGACGAGCATAATATTGCAATGGTGTTTACAGGGATAAGGCATTTCAGGCACTAA
- a CDS encoding ABC transporter permease: protein MREFFEGLGKWAGRVVNLAGGMALMLFHAAAWMFVPPLKLRNIFRQMEFVGVKSLFVVILTGAFTGAVLALQSYNALKRFGAESLVGPTVALSMARELGPVLTGLMVTGRAGSAMATELGTMRVTEQIDALYTMAVNPIKYLVSPRILAGVLMLPVLAVITDFVGVLGGYFVGVKMLGINSGVYIGRTVDFVKPQDIFDGLIKASVFGLILSLAACYHGFNTVGGAAGVGESATKSVVLGCVTILISDYFLTSVML from the coding sequence ATGAGAGAATTCTTTGAAGGTCTTGGCAAATGGGCAGGCAGGGTAGTAAACTTAGCAGGCGGGATGGCCCTCATGTTGTTTCATGCTGCGGCATGGATGTTTGTCCCGCCGTTAAAACTAAGGAACATCTTTAGACAGATGGAGTTTGTGGGCGTAAAAAGCTTATTTGTGGTTATACTTACAGGCGCATTCACAGGCGCTGTTCTGGCCCTTCAAAGCTACAATGCCTTGAAAAGGTTTGGGGCAGAAAGCCTTGTCGGCCCCACTGTTGCTCTGAGCATGGCAAGGGAGCTTGGACCTGTTTTAACAGGGCTTATGGTTACAGGCAGGGCAGGCTCTGCAATGGCTACTGAATTGGGCACAATGAGGGTTACAGAACAGATAGACGCCCTTTATACAATGGCTGTAAATCCCATAAAATATCTTGTCTCTCCCAGGATTTTGGCAGGGGTGCTTATGCTGCCGGTGCTTGCTGTTATTACTGACTTCGTCGGGGTGCTGGGGGGGTATTTTGTGGGCGTTAAGATGCTCGGCATAAACTCCGGTGTTTACATAGGGCGGACCGTAGATTTTGTAAAACCGCAGGATATCTTTGACGGCCTTATAAAGGCCTCTGTCTTTGGTCTTATACTCTCTCTTGCAGCCTGCTATCACGGTTTTAATACTGTCGGCGGCGCTGCTGGTGTGGGTGAGTCTGCCACAAAATCAGTTGTTCTCGGATGTGTGACGATACTCATTTCTGATTATTTTCTCACATCCGTGATGCTTTAA
- a CDS encoding NAD-dependent deacylase, which produces MQNIKYSIQDIKERLHKSNAVTILTGAGISAESGVPTFRGKNGLWKNFRPDELATPEAFKKDPCLVWEWYDSRRQVLSRLKPNPGHFTIAEIEKRAKEFTLITQNVDGLHQLAGSKNIIELHGNIWRVRCLKCCKVTENRDVPIKILPFCECGGLLRPDVVWFGEMLSDNTMTKAFVASDNCGIMFVIGTSGAVHPTASLALRAKDEGAFIVEINIESTPLSASADATLFGKSGDILPQLL; this is translated from the coding sequence ATGCAGAACATAAAATACAGTATTCAGGATATAAAGGAGCGGCTGCATAAATCTAATGCTGTTACAATATTAACAGGCGCAGGTATCTCGGCAGAGAGCGGCGTTCCAACCTTTAGAGGAAAGAATGGACTTTGGAAAAACTTCAGGCCGGATGAACTTGCAACCCCCGAGGCATTTAAAAAAGACCCATGCCTTGTCTGGGAGTGGTATGACTCAAGGAGGCAGGTTCTATCCCGGTTAAAACCAAATCCAGGCCATTTTACCATTGCAGAGATAGAAAAAAGGGCTAAGGAATTTACGCTTATTACACAGAATGTGGATGGCCTCCATCAGCTTGCCGGAAGCAAAAATATTATAGAGCTTCACGGCAATATATGGCGTGTAAGGTGCCTTAAATGCTGCAAGGTTACTGAAAACAGGGATGTACCCATCAAGATATTGCCTTTTTGCGAATGCGGGGGGCTTTTAAGGCCGGACGTGGTCTGGTTTGGAGAGATGTTGTCTGACAACACCATGACAAAGGCATTTGTTGCATCTGACAATTGCGGCATTATGTTTGTAATAGGCACATCGGGCGCTGTGCATCCCACTGCATCGCTGGCATTAAGGGCAAAGGATGAAGGCGCATTTATTGTGGAGATAAATATAGAAAGCACTCCGCTTTCAGCAAGTGCGGATGCTACCCTTTTTGGCAAGTCAGGCGATATATTGCCGCAGCTATTATAA
- the coaD gene encoding pantetheine-phosphate adenylyltransferase: MKKRTAVYPGTFDPITNGHLDVIERGLKLFDGLIVAIAESQTKEPLFTVDERIRMVKESVKKYKKVNVESFDCLLIDYLHKKKAHIIVRGLRVISDFEYEFQMALTNRKLAPDIETVFMMTAEDYSYLSSRFIKEIARLGGRFDCFVPPNVAKMLKERNIR, from the coding sequence ATGAAAAAACGTACAGCAGTTTATCCGGGAACATTTGACCCTATAACAAATGGCCACCTTGATGTTATAGAGAGGGGATTGAAACTCTTTGACGGGCTTATAGTAGCAATTGCAGAAAGTCAGACAAAGGAGCCTCTGTTTACTGTGGATGAAAGGATAAGGATGGTAAAGGAGTCAGTTAAGAAATATAAAAAAGTGAATGTTGAAAGTTTCGACTGCCTGTTGATAGATTATCTGCATAAGAAAAAGGCCCATATTATTGTAAGGGGTTTGCGGGTCATATCCGATTTTGAATATGAATTCCAGATGGCGCTTACCAACAGAAAACTTGCCCCGGACATTGAAACCGTATTTATGATGACCGCTGAAGATTATTCATATTTAAGCTCGCGATTCATAAAGGAGATAGCGCGGCTCGGCGGCAGGTTTGACTGCTTTGTCCCGCCGAATGTGGCAAAGATGCTGAAGGAGAGGAATATCAGATGA
- a CDS encoding secondary thiamine-phosphate synthase enzyme YjbQ, with protein sequence MKVFNDTIRLQTTLKSEDINITGMVEAIVQESGIYEGTATVFTGHTTASIHLNNADPELAKDLHDFLSETVPDKPTYRHNKGDYGRNADAHFKSLLVGNSVTIPINRGRIALGQWQAIYFSEFDGPRNRLISVKIMGIPARHS encoded by the coding sequence ATGAAAGTCTTTAATGACACAATCAGGCTGCAGACCACACTGAAGAGTGAGGATATAAACATTACCGGCATGGTGGAGGCTATTGTTCAGGAAAGCGGCATATATGAGGGCACGGCCACAGTATTCACAGGCCATACAACAGCAAGTATCCATCTAAACAATGCAGATCCTGAGCTAGCAAAAGACCTTCATGACTTTTTAAGTGAGACTGTCCCCGACAAGCCAACTTACCGCCATAATAAAGGAGACTATGGCAGAAACGCGGATGCGCACTTTAAATCCCTTCTTGTTGGCAACAGCGTGACAATCCCGATAAATAGGGGAAGGATTGCCCTTGGTCAGTGGCAGGCGATTTATTTTTCAGAATTTGACGGCCCCCGCAACCGCCTCATCTCTGTAAAGATTATGGGCATACCTGCAAGGCACAGTTAA
- the alr gene encoding alanine racemase, translating to MKGLDILERRPTLAIVDRAAIKSNYFELKKNIAKDVEMLAVVKANAYGHGAVEVAKTLEHAGCNFFAVAMCEEGVELREAGVKSAVIILGGIYPNQIRDVIEYDLTPVIFDIETARIIDTLAGKTGKRIKVHIKIDTGMGRLGLLSYQVSPFFKTIKGLANLEVDGILSHFAEADEEDKEFSTEQLNLFLRIIKAVHDIGFNPRLIHISNSAAIVKHADSHFNLVRPGIMLYGAYPAGHMIGKIDLKPALRLVTQIVHIKQAPKGFSVSYGRKYITKKDSIVAAIPIGYGDGYPRSLSNKGEVLIRGQRAKVAGAICMDITMLDVTHIKGVEQGDEAVLIGKQGDDKITVDELAEKAGAISYEILCGITSRVPRIYI from the coding sequence GTGAAAGGATTGGATATATTGGAAAGAAGGCCAACATTAGCCATTGTAGACAGGGCTGCTATTAAATCAAATTACTTTGAGTTAAAAAAAAATATTGCAAAAGATGTGGAGATGCTTGCAGTGGTCAAGGCAAATGCCTATGGCCATGGCGCTGTAGAAGTAGCAAAAACCCTGGAACATGCTGGGTGCAATTTCTTTGCCGTTGCCATGTGTGAAGAAGGGGTAGAGTTAAGAGAGGCTGGCGTTAAATCGGCCGTCATTATTCTCGGCGGCATTTATCCGAATCAGATCAGGGATGTCATAGAATATGATCTGACGCCGGTGATATTTGATATAGAGACGGCAAGGATAATAGATACCCTTGCAGGCAAAACTGGAAAACGGATTAAGGTTCATATAAAGATTGACACCGGTATGGGGAGGCTCGGACTGCTTTCTTATCAGGTGTCGCCGTTTTTTAAAACCATTAAAGGGCTTGCCAATCTGGAGGTGGACGGCATTCTTTCCCATTTCGCGGAGGCAGATGAGGAAGATAAAGAGTTTTCAACAGAACAGTTAAATCTTTTCCTGAGGATAATAAAGGCTGTCCATGATATTGGATTTAATCCGAGGTTAATACATATCTCAAACAGCGCCGCAATTGTAAAACATGCGGATTCACACTTCAATCTGGTCAGACCCGGCATTATGCTTTACGGCGCATACCCAGCCGGGCACATGATTGGAAAGATAGACCTTAAGCCGGCCCTGAGACTCGTTACGCAGATAGTTCATATTAAACAGGCGCCAAAGGGTTTTTCCGTAAGTTACGGAAGAAAATACATAACTAAAAAAGACAGCATCGTAGCCGCAATACCTATCGGTTATGGAGACGGTTATCCCCGCTCCCTTTCTAATAAAGGAGAGGTTTTGATAAGGGGCCAGCGGGCAAAGGTGGCCGGAGCAATATGCATGGATATTACAATGCTGGATGTTACCCACATAAAAGGCGTAGAGCAAGGGGATGAAGCAGTTCTCATAGGAAAACAAGGTGATGACAAGATTACTGTAGATGAACTCGCAGAAAAGGCAGGCGCTATATCTTATGAAATACTCTGTGGGATAACAAGCAGGGTTCCGAGAATATATATATGA
- a CDS encoding PhoH family protein, which yields MKKYFVLDTNVLLHDVNSLFAFGDNDIVIPMVAIEELDRFKKDLNEIGRNARQVSRLLDKLRSQGPLYKGINLDNGGTLKVFIPSQTTNNLPAELIFNKADNQILSVAMELKEKAGRPVCLITKDTNLRIKADALGLTAEDYESNTVEISELYQGFRTFPVSKDIIESYYAEASLKPPVNDLYPHEGVILVEEGNPKHTALARFDKEKGNLVPLNIPKDGVWGIYPKNVEQRFAMSLLLDDSVKLVSLAGKAGTGKTLLAIAAGLKKTADEEVFIRLLVSRPIFPLGKDIGYLPGEIEEKLTPWMQPIFDNLELIFGVERKHKGKQHGYRELMTQGILQIEPLTYIRGRSIPNQYMIVDEAQNLTPHEIKTIITRAGDNTKIVLTGDPYQIDNPYIDSSSNGLSYVAERLKNETIVGHITLSKGERSELAETAANLL from the coding sequence ATGAAAAAATACTTTGTATTAGATACCAATGTCCTGCTCCACGATGTCAATTCTCTTTTTGCCTTCGGGGATAATGACATTGTAATTCCTATGGTTGCCATTGAGGAACTTGACAGGTTTAAAAAAGACTTAAACGAGATAGGCCGGAATGCGAGACAAGTTTCCAGGCTGCTGGACAAGCTGAGGTCTCAAGGGCCGCTCTATAAAGGAATTAACCTCGATAACGGAGGGACTTTAAAGGTTTTTATACCCTCGCAAACAACCAATAACCTGCCGGCCGAGCTTATATTCAATAAGGCAGACAATCAAATTCTGTCCGTTGCAATGGAACTCAAAGAAAAAGCAGGCAGGCCCGTCTGCCTTATAACCAAAGATACTAACCTTAGAATCAAGGCCGACGCCCTTGGGCTCACTGCAGAAGATTATGAATCAAATACTGTGGAGATAAGTGAATTATACCAAGGTTTCAGAACATTCCCTGTTTCAAAGGATATTATAGAAAGTTATTATGCCGAAGCAAGTTTGAAACCGCCTGTAAATGATTTATATCCGCATGAAGGGGTCATCCTCGTTGAAGAGGGGAATCCAAAACATACTGCATTGGCCAGGTTTGATAAAGAGAAGGGAAACCTTGTGCCATTGAATATTCCAAAGGATGGGGTGTGGGGAATTTATCCTAAAAATGTAGAGCAGAGATTTGCCATGAGCCTTCTTCTTGATGATTCTGTAAAGCTTGTTTCTTTGGCCGGCAAGGCAGGCACCGGTAAAACCCTGCTTGCCATTGCCGCCGGTTTAAAAAAGACTGCTGATGAAGAGGTTTTTATAAGGCTGCTCGTTTCACGTCCAATATTTCCGTTGGGGAAAGATATAGGATATTTACCCGGAGAAATAGAGGAAAAACTTACACCATGGATGCAGCCGATTTTTGATAATCTGGAGCTGATTTTTGGCGTTGAAAGAAAGCATAAGGGAAAGCAACACGGTTACAGAGAGCTTATGACTCAAGGAATTTTACAAATCGAGCCGTTGACTTATATCAGAGGCAGGAGCATTCCAAATCAGTATATGATTGTTGATGAGGCGCAGAACCTTACGCCGCATGAAATAAAGACAATCATCACCAGGGCAGGGGATAATACCAAGATTGTCCTAACCGGAGACCCTTATCAGATTGACAATCCCTACATAGACTCATCCAGCAACGGTTTATCCTATGTGGCAGAGCGGCTCAAGAATGAAACAATTGTGGGTCATATAACCCTTTCTAAGGGCGAACGTTCGGAGTTGGCAGAGACTGCGGCAAATCTGCTTTGA
- the rsmD gene encoding 16S rRNA (guanine(966)-N(2))-methyltransferase RsmD: MRIIGGTARGKRLASFRGMSIRPTTDKVREAIFNILSQPFSFKTVLDLFSGTGAMGIEALSRGAETATFVDNDPKAVKIIKKNLELCRFTGRAKIINMDVQSALAFANKKRESFDLIFIDPPYLKSLTAVVLNYIADKRLLSADGLIVAESSKRMIWDGEVKGIELFDRRRYGDTVVSFYKSKHTAQGTIT, from the coding sequence ATGCGTATAATAGGAGGAACAGCAAGAGGGAAAAGGCTCGCTTCTTTTAGAGGCATGTCTATAAGACCTACAACAGATAAGGTAAGGGAGGCAATATTTAATATTCTATCGCAGCCATTTTCGTTCAAAACAGTATTAGACCTCTTTTCAGGGACAGGGGCTATGGGTATAGAGGCGCTAAGCAGAGGGGCGGAGACAGCGACATTTGTGGATAACGACCCAAAGGCTGTTAAGATTATTAAAAAAAATCTTGAATTATGCAGATTTACCGGCAGGGCTAAAATTATCAATATGGATGTGCAGTCCGCACTGGCTTTTGCAAATAAAAAGAGAGAAAGTTTTGACCTTATATTTATAGATCCCCCTTACCTTAAGTCGCTTACAGCCGTTGTATTGAATTATATCGCAGATAAAAGACTTCTTAGTGCAGACGGTCTAATAGTTGCAGAATCCTCCAAACGAATGATATGGGATGGAGAGGTAAAAGGCATTGAACTTTTTGACAGACGGCGATACGGGGATACGGTAGTGTCGTTTTACAAATCAAAACATACAGCACAGGGAACAATCACATGA
- a CDS encoding MlaD family protein — MLKLSPEARVGIFVLIGIILLVYMSLRVGGIQFGREEGYEISIRFDSAAGLDKDASVRVAGVEIGRIKDIALQNNKAKVTLRIKPDVKIGKDFTAILKTKGLLGERYVELVPGSPNAPSLEHGGELTRITTYTDIDKLIGILGDAAADIKKATESIGNVLGGSEGQASLKKIVVNIEEITDRINRVVKTNDEKFGRIVSNFEVFSEDLKGRGPDILKGLKEVADNLNQVIAENKDTLKDGFGNLKSATQKLGETMDTINRLAKNVEPKIDDSVNSINSIVKKIDKGEGTLGKLINDTSVHDNFNKTLTGINSYLGRVESFKTFIGYRGEYLFDASDTKTYLSLKLQPKADKYYLIEAIDDPRGKRRTETTETTVGTTTTTTKELKTSDSLKFSVQVAKRFKDLTIRGGIIESTGGVGMDYYMFKDRLIFTFEAFDFDKKRNPHLKAGLTLNLNKYFLIAAGYDDFVSRLKLASPYVGIGLHFEDEDIKYLLSSVGSLITK, encoded by the coding sequence ATGCTAAAGTTAAGCCCAGAGGCAAGGGTAGGCATATTTGTTCTTATAGGGATAATACTCCTTGTCTACATGTCTCTCCGCGTTGGTGGAATACAATTTGGAAGAGAAGAGGGCTATGAAATATCTATAAGATTTGACTCCGCGGCAGGCCTTGACAAGGATGCCTCTGTACGGGTGGCTGGTGTGGAGATTGGCAGGATAAAGGATATTGCCCTGCAGAATAACAAGGCCAAGGTGACATTAAGAATAAAACCTGATGTAAAGATAGGCAAGGATTTCACTGCTATATTAAAGACAAAGGGGCTTCTTGGCGAGAGATATGTTGAGCTTGTACCCGGCTCTCCTAATGCCCCCTCATTAGAGCATGGCGGGGAACTTACAAGAATAACCACATATACAGACATAGACAAGCTTATAGGCATTTTAGGCGATGCAGCCGCTGATATTAAAAAGGCGACCGAATCCATTGGCAATGTATTGGGGGGAAGCGAAGGGCAGGCATCGCTGAAAAAGATTGTGGTCAACATAGAGGAGATTACCGACCGAATTAACAGGGTGGTAAAAACCAATGATGAAAAGTTTGGAAGGATAGTAAGTAATTTTGAGGTGTTTTCTGAGGACTTAAAAGGAAGAGGGCCTGATATACTTAAGGGGTTAAAGGAAGTGGCGGATAATCTGAATCAGGTGATCGCGGAGAATAAAGACACACTAAAAGACGGTTTCGGCAATCTAAAGTCAGCGACCCAAAAATTAGGCGAGACTATGGACACAATAAACCGGCTTGCAAAGAATGTTGAACCGAAAATAGACGACTCTGTAAACAGTATAAACAGCATTGTCAAAAAAATAGATAAGGGCGAGGGGACCCTCGGCAAACTTATAAATGACACATCAGTCCATGACAATTTTAACAAGACCCTGACAGGCATAAACAGCTATCTCGGCAGGGTTGAGTCTTTCAAAACGTTTATAGGCTACAGGGGTGAATATCTTTTTGACGCAAGCGACACAAAGACCTATCTTTCCCTTAAGCTCCAGCCAAAGGCGGATAAATATTACCTTATAGAGGCAATAGACGACCCAAGGGGAAAGAGAAGGACTGAGACCACGGAAACCACGGTAGGAACAACCACTACCACTACAAAAGAGCTTAAGACCTCGGACAGCCTTAAATTCAGCGTGCAGGTTGCAAAGCGGTTTAAGGATTTAACGATTAGAGGAGGCATCATAGAATCAACAGGCGGGGTAGGGATGGATTACTACATGTTTAAAGACCGCCTTATATTTACATTCGAGGCCTTTGACTTTGATAAAAAGAGAAACCCGCATCTCAAGGCAGGTTTGACGCTTAACCTGAATAAATACTTTCTTATCGCTGCCGGATATGATGATTTTGTAAGCAGATTAAAGCTTGCCTCTCCCTATGTTGGCATAGGCCTCCACTTTGAGGATGAGGACATAAAATACCTTTTGAGCAGCGTCGGTTCTCTTATAACGAAATAA
- a CDS encoding ASKHA domain-containing protein: MTKWEKPGIAFDIGTTTIVGSLVDLNSCKEKKTAFLPNPQMKWGRDVLSRIAATVNNPEMLKSMQEAVVNACNEIIKNLIDPQDVKFVVATGNSVMEHLFLGISPALLVKVPYKPAFKEAKQIRAGAIGLIVNPETYIYTFPLIGGFIGGDTVAGILSTEIHKRKGYSLLIDIGTNNETALGSEKAIFATSTAAGPAFEGGSIKYGLIAKHGAIQGIEIKNDKAILDVIGNVMPEGICGSGIIDSIAKLLNVGIIDKSGRIKNRDEVEGNIANRIDEHIGSPLQGNEFILYKDAKREITITQNDVREIQLAKGAIQAGIKLLLKKAQVTPFDIDRIFIAGAFGNNIKKESLAQIGILEKEWLDKVAFVGDAALDGAKLVLCSEEKQKEAEGVAMQTKHISLSGSQHFQKEFLKGMEFPKH; encoded by the coding sequence ATGACAAAATGGGAAAAGCCTGGCATTGCCTTTGATATAGGCACCACAACAATTGTCGGCTCTCTTGTGGATTTAAATAGCTGCAAGGAAAAAAAGACTGCATTTCTACCTAACCCCCAGATGAAATGGGGAAGGGATGTGCTTTCAAGGATTGCAGCAACGGTTAATAATCCGGAGATGCTTAAATCCATGCAGGAGGCAGTGGTTAATGCATGTAATGAGATTATAAAGAATCTGATAGATCCGCAGGATGTTAAATTCGTTGTTGCAACAGGCAATTCAGTAATGGAACATCTTTTCCTGGGCATATCGCCTGCCTTGCTTGTAAAGGTTCCGTATAAACCTGCTTTTAAAGAGGCAAAGCAAATAAGGGCTGGTGCAATTGGCCTTATTGTGAATCCAGAGACATATATTTATACCTTCCCTCTGATAGGAGGTTTTATAGGGGGAGATACTGTTGCCGGCATCCTTTCAACTGAAATACATAAAAGAAAAGGATATAGTCTTTTAATTGACATAGGAACCAACAATGAAACAGCGCTGGGTTCAGAAAAAGCCATATTTGCAACATCAACAGCAGCAGGCCCTGCGTTTGAAGGTGGTTCAATAAAATATGGCTTGATAGCAAAACATGGCGCAATTCAAGGCATAGAGATTAAAAACGATAAGGCTATCTTGGATGTGATAGGAAATGTTATGCCTGAAGGCATCTGCGGCTCAGGCATAATAGATTCTATTGCAAAATTATTAAACGTTGGCATTATAGATAAATCAGGCAGGATAAAAAATAGGGATGAGGTAGAAGGCAATATTGCAAATAGAATAGACGAACACATAGGTTCGCCCCTACAAGGCAATGAGTTTATACTTTACAAGGATGCGAAGAGAGAGATAACAATTACACAAAATGATGTCAGAGAGATTCAGTTAGCAAAAGGCGCAATTCAGGCAGGCATAAAACTCCTTTTAAAAAAGGCCCAGGTAACGCCTTTTGACATTGACAGGATATTCATAGCAGGCGCATTTGGAAACAATATAAAAAAGGAAAGCCTTGCCCAAATAGGCATATTGGAAAAGGAGTGGCTGGATAAGGTGGCATTTGTCGGCGATGCAGCGCTTGACGGCGCAAAGCTTGTCTTGTGTTCAGAAGAAAAGCAAAAAGAGGCGGAGGGTGTTGCCATGCAGACAAAACATATTTCTTTGTCAGGGAGTCAGCATTTTCAAAAAGAGTTTTTAAAAGGGATGGAATTCCCAAAACATTAA